The nucleotide window ttaattgacttaattaagTTGTTTGTTTAGCATACCTTATGCACAATTGATTACTGTTTgctaattaacataattaaGGGTTGTTTTAAgcgcatatatatttaattgactcaattagtaaaatttttaaaaataattgtctcaattaaagtattaaaaattatattttgaaacttGTAATACTTGCACACcaaaaattttctgaatttggAGTTCATAAATTGGTCTAATGatagtaattaatttaaaacgtTCTAAATAATGCAATGGAAATGATTGCATGTTCGATTAAAAAGATTCAGCAAAATCCTATCAAATTTCAACAGGATaaatttcaaactattttttttaatattttcataatcgtttagaatttttttgtacCATACAATTTGTGGCATGTGAATTACCCGTTACCAAATATGTAGCAAGCGAAGTAGTTCAACAGTTGAATCATGTATAACATACCTGTACCTGCGTCGCGAGTGTATAATCTGACAGCCAGACCACTTTGATTTTGTTTTGGTTTCACAACTGCATGTGTATGtggctacaacaacaagaacaaagcGCTAAGTGAATCTCTTGCGCTTCATTTTGCTGCATGTGGAAGCGCGTGCATAACGGTGAAATGAAATACATATCTGAGTATATGacacataaaattataatatgcacacactaacacacattttagtgtgtttgtgtatgtgtagtCAAGTGTTTCGGATGATTTTAACCTACAAAACTGCGCGTTTTGCGTTGTATCTTCTATTTCCCTGCCGAATGCTAAACTTATGTATgcttatgtgtttgtgtgtgtatgtgtacgttCACCTACATCTGCTTGGACTGCTTATTTCACTACTCGAATTCATTTGTATTCGTATGTGGCGCTTAAATCGCAGATGGCAGCTTAAACATTTTGTGAAAATCCGCAAATTGCGCATTCATATGCATTCCCGTCCCGCCCCCCTAACTTgtggtttgtatgtgtgtgtgtctcatATTCGCTTTGACTTTGCAGAGAACAAgagaaaaatacataaatgagtACTTATGAATACAATTCACACACAGCGTGTAATAAGGCAAAATATGCAGCGCAAAGTGCGGGGGGAAATTAAATGAAAGTCACAAAGCAagtgaaataagaaaatatgtgaCTCGCAAGTGCGCCAAAGTAAACATTTGTAAGAGcagcaaattaaatattaaacaagcGAAAGGCTTCTTTGCCTTTTACATTTCtgtatatatgtctgtatgtgtttgtgtgtttgtgtgcgtgtttatgaattttaatatttgcactGTGACCTCTATTTATTCGGCTTGTGACTTTAAGCCTTGTGTTATTATTAGTATTACCTTTTTGTTGGTGCTtgacaaatttgaaattatgaTTTTGCATTTCTTGGCAATATGCGGCTATATTTGAGTCAAATACAGATTTTGCCTTAAATAAAAGGAATTTATACAATTGCAAGTAATGTAATTCAGAGGTTTTGTGCATAACTCCTGCTGTAAttcataaagaaaattaatttttgccaacttaatgtaactgtttttaCATTTCCCCGCATTATTTCATTCGCTAAGTGAAATTGTCTGTAATTCTCATTGTGTTTATAATTCATTTGACATAAAGGGGAGCTATATTTTCCAGTGAAATAGCGactcgaagtgttctctcaataaaaccATTGCTTGATGCGATGCGTGAGAAGTGGCGCCGTGTTGTTGAAACCAAACattgccgagatcacgagcttaaatttcagacatcaaatagtcggttatcccGACGCGATAACGGTAATTTATGGcaacaatttttaagaaatatgaaccaatgATTTCATCagcccacaaatcacaccaaatcgttattttttctggatgaaattgcAGTTCTTGAATCCATGCAGGTTGCTCTTCGCCCTAAATGCTGTCAAATATTATCCTATAATGAATACTGTGTCTTAAAATGGGTGATGGTCTTGGATCACATTATTATTTCCACACAAAGAATAcaatagaaacaacaacaaccagtaatacataataaaaattattcagcgCTTATTTCTATGTTCATCTATATTTGAGTGCGTTTTATATCCATCATTCCGTCAAACTatgcagcaaataaaaataatttgtgtagacatgaaaataaaagttatactGCCTTTGCGgcaatcaaaaataaacaatagaGCAACGCGATTAAAACACTATAAAGTAAAAATGCGCGCGCCACTCAAAGGAATTCGCACAAAGCCAACGTAAAATACTTATGATCGCATAAGGCGGAGAGTGTAAAAAGCCGAGCAATAACGCTGAATGACTACTTGGAAGCAAATTATCGCTGGAGAGTAATAAAAGTGTTAAGCGCGTTGTTATAAGGCGCAGCAGACACAATAAATTATAGCCAATGGCTGTCGTAAATTTAGAGTTGGAAGTAGAAGTAGTGCGCCTGAAGGTATgctaagtttaaaaaaaaatggtttgagTATAAGATGAAGAGACTGAATGTATGCTAGCAGTGAAAAAAGTGGTTTGAGCCTCagattagttttttttttgattttcttgtgTGCTACAACTCTATTATGTGGCTGACGACCTTAAATATTTTCTAGACTTTAAGTGCAAATCTAgtaaaaaataactatatatatgAATCTAAAAACTGCGCTAAAGGCCTCCCAGCACTTTCAAGCACCCATTTTACGCTTCACCGTTATTATGTCGTCACTCTTGGCGGCAACTCTTTAAGCACTCAGCCTTGCGCACAAAAGCGAGCAATTGTCGCTAAtaaagcatacttttaagcTGTCTGAGAGGCTGTCCACTTTGTTGGCTGATTGTGGCCTTCTCAAGCATAGTTGTTATTGCGctcattgctgttgttttgttattgtttggcgCGCAAGTGTTAACTAAAAACTGCAATGCAACAAAATGACGAAAATGGTCGAAAGCAAACATGTATAACGCCAAAGAGAAATATGCTCATAACAATTGTGGCAAAATGTtggcacaacaaaaacaaaaacaataataacaaaaaacaaaaacaataaaatacaatgGTTTTCTGTTGCTGTGGCAAAAGTTTTGTAAACAATTCGCAAtgacaaaaacttaaattactTTTCAGTGGAATGTTTGTGCGcccaacaacaagaaaaacaaaagaaaatttttgagttcGTTTGCAGCTATCATACCCTTAATAGCAGCgtttattatagtataaaagggtataaacaagtttttatcGTGATTTTagacgttcagtttgtatgacagctatatgatatagtcatccgatatgaaaatttttttcggagattatagcttAGTCTTTAGCAATTACCTgttcaaaattttgtgaagatatctcgtcaaatataaaagttttccatacaagaacttgactttggtcgatcagtttgtatggtagctatatgctatagtagtccgatctgaacaatttgttccgAGATTATAGGGCTGCTTTGAGCaataattcgtgccaaattttgttaagatatctgatcaaacaaaaaacttttccatacaagaacttgattttgaccgtccagtttgtatggtagctatatgctatagtagtccgatctaaaaaatgtattttggtaTTATAGGTCTACCGTGAACAATAACCCTcctcaaatttcgtgaagatatctcgccaaatatataagtttcccatacaagaacataattttgatcgttcagtttgtatggtagctatatgttatagcagtccgatctgaacaatttgttcggagattatagccttgtcttaaaaaataatctatgccgAATTTTGAGAAGATATCCCGGCTCCAGTGTTGTAAATATCGTGCCAAACTTAATAAAAcgtgttcagggtataataacaacaacacatacaacaacaatcaatGCTTCTTTTTTACTCAACACGCTTGCAAAGCAAGTTTACGCTCAACTACATTTTTAAGTTGCGCTTAAGAGAATACAatacagacacatacatacattgctgaagatatgtatgagtgtgtgtgtgacgcGCCGCATAAAGGATTTCAATTTTAAGCCATAAAATAATGACTTCCTTCACTTTTTAACTTGCCGTTATTGTTGTCgctcttatttttgttgttgttgtgcgctttGTAGCAAAGTcttttgtttacaattctcacaaataaacatttttgtatatgtgcatatgtatgcgtgtaatTTAGGTCTATTGGCTAGCACAAGCGCATGACGCCAGCTTtattattgtgttgttgttgtaatcgcGTGGACAACGTTTTGTCCTattatggtttttggtttttctttgttatttcgATTTCCATTCTTGTTGTAGCCAAAGCCTTTTTGGTCAGTTGCGTTGCCACTGTGTGACTTCtgatttgcttttgtatttgaATCGAGCATTTCAAGGACGACACCACCGCTGTGTGCCGCTCCGGCTTTCGATGTTTCCTCCTACCACAAAAAACCGCACTGCCGTTGTGAATCCCTTTTGTATTTAGctattgtatgtaagtatgtatgtgtgtgtatgcaaatgtggcaaatattttcaatttatcctTCTCCTAGCTTTGCGCTCTCCATTTCATTGTGTTgtaagcacgcacacacatgcataagcGCCTTTCTCTGATAGACTCGAAATAtttgcctaaaagtatgtttttgtgtttcagctgaaataaaaactaatgaaaattttcattgtcATTGTAATGAGCCGAGACAAGGACAAATAATAAACTACAAGTACCCCCAAACACACTTTTTTGCATAATACGTCGCTGTATTAGGGTCCTAGGTCAGTGGGAAGGACACAATTAATGTTGTAGAAAGTATGAAATTTATAGTGAAGTTAAGTAAAGAATATTGAGACATGTTTGGCGGCTGACATTCtagaaataattaaacatttttggagatcgaaatttacaaagaaatttaaaatgtttccaaataacaaaaaaaaaattaatttaagaaattacaaaaaaatttaaaataaatggatGTTAGAAGATGAAAGCGGCAATATTTTCGAGCATGAAATATCTTGGAAAATTACTCATGTACTCGTATAACATTTTACAGCAATTTAATAACTAGTTTCTAACCAGttggtaaccattttataaccagctataaccagtttataactAGTTTGTAGCCattatataaccaaaactcaaattttctatGAATTTGAATGGCTTCTATTTTATCGTTTTTCCTCGCCTGTAAACTTTTGAATAGTGATGTTAtggtattttgcatttttggtgACGATATAtctaaggataaggataaggataaggataaggataaggataaggataaggataaggataaggataaggataaggataaggataaggataaggataaggataaggataaggataaggataaggataaggataaggataaggataaggataaggatgaggataaggataaggataaggataaggataaggataaggataaggataaggataaggataaggataaggataaggataaggataaggataaggataaggataaggataaggataaggataaggataaggataaggataaggataaggataaggataaggataagaataaggataaggataaggataaggataaggataaggataaggataaggataaggataaggataaggataaggataaggataaggataaggataaggataaggataaggataaggataaggataaggataatgATAGGGATAAGGATAAAGATAAGGATAATACAGTCAGAAATTATACTGGCTAGAAATTCTTCTTGTGGTGGTTTCAGATTAGAGAAAGCCACAGCTTCTTACTTCTCAAGCGGATATCAATAAATAACACTTTATGTTGGGTTCGAAAGAAGCCGTCAATGTTTGGCGATATGGTTTGATATTTCCGCAATTCTTCTCTCTTAGCCGAATTTTTAATCACTAAATacgaatatttgtttataatttgttGCAAAATCTATTGGAAAGTAGATTAAATGTCAgggaaatataaataatgaatattGTTGAGACtttcaaacgaaaaaaattaagcacCTACAgtcaatatacaaaaaataaaaaacatgtcTCTTCATGGAGGACCTAAAAAGTATTAAGCCAACTTCAAATAACTATAGACTTTATAAAAAGACtctttattaccaaaaaatacACAGTGCTCTTGGCTATGACTCAGAATGTCACCGATGTAGGTCTATTCGAGGATTATTTAGAACTTTTGTATTGAAGACTTGGACTTTTACGTCCAATATGTTGCTGGTATATATTCAAAAAGCTCCAGGTGTATTCTTGTTGTAGCGCCAAAAAATATACTGTAATTTGAAGGAGTGCTTCACGGATAAAAATCCCGTTTATGCTCCGCTACAAAACCAAAAGTGTTGGTCTGTGATGGCCTCTTGTATTATTCATTGCCCCTTTAGcatcaaaataataatgtaaaaaccacttttataaaaatatgcatcTTCAATTCATTACTGACAGACACTAATTAACTTTAGatgactaaaaatatattttactttcctTTGAATAAAAGAAAGACACCCAAACAAATGTTATGgaacctttaattttttttacacccgccgaaaaaatctcaaaatggCTAAAACACAAACCACAACGAAAACTTTCGGAATTCAAATCGATTACTTTCTTCAATTTACGATTATACGGCCTTTGGATTGTGcccttacaacaaaaacacgtgTAGTACACGTCGCTCGGTCGGAATGCAAATTATTTGCCgatgaaaaaaaactgaatttctgACTCGTGcgattaattgaatattttcgaagcttttATTGTGTTGCCATAACATTGCACTATGGCCGAAATTGCGATTTTAGCGGCAAAaagtcaaattttcaaatttaaatttttgcaattattttgatgGTGTTCAATACCCAACATGttgataagaaaaaattaaaaaaaaaaattactgttgGCAACCCTGTTTATGTACAATCAGCTggtaatgtttacaaattttttagtacgtGTTAATACAAGTGAAgcagcaaaatttttataaaattaaaaactgttttttaataatatattcgtgtaaaaaaactttgtaaatatgAGTTCTATTACTCGAGTTGAGTAAttttactatatacaaatatagtttgctaaatgtttttatttcgtacttattttggtggttttttgtatgtatttttttgtgaaattgtgAAGAGTTTTATCGTTTTTCGTGgagtaaaactaaaaatgttttgaagtgTCATTGGAACTATTTACATGTGATTGTTTGTAGAAAACTCAAGTTTTATGTCATGGTAAAAGTGTATGCATTTGACTGCTAATGAacgaatttttaatacttttgtagAAACACTCAGATTCAAAAATTCTGAactatttgagttttggttgaGAAACAACAGGAATGTTTCGAATTACATAAAAGGAAAGATTTCATACGAAATTGACAGTGAATTAAGTAAATTGATATGTACTAAAGCTCGGAACttatctaattttattaaacttaaatggAATAAACAATCCAGAAATGAGAAtgcatttagaaaatataataagaaatggTTGAGTGgagaaacaatttttgtaataccGAAAAAGATTAATACTATTGGGCGACCAAAACTGACGTATGATGATAGCTGCGAAAGAAATAAAAGGAGATTAGCTTCCGAATTAGCTTCCCAGCAAGGAGACAATGCGCAATTATTAGTTCATGCTGCCTCTATATCTGCCAAAAAATCCCACGCAACGGATTTGAAATTTGTCCTACAGCAAGTTGCTACATCTCCAAATCGCCCTTCCAAAATTCGAGAAGTTCTTAATACTAGCCATAGAGAAGTTACGCCAGTATCACCTGATGAAGCTCTAATGTTTGTGTTAGAAAACGGATTAACTAAAAAGGTGTACTCAAATATGCGGCAATTAAACATAAAACACAATTGTAGTATTTATCCGACTTATGATAAAGTTTATGAAAGCAAATTGAAATGTAGACCGGATGAAATCAAAGCGAATGAAAGCTCTGTCGAAGTGTCGTTGCAAAATTTGTTAGACCACACAGCTAAAATAATTCTTGAATATCAAGATGAAGTATTGTGTACAATGAATGTTGAAGAATCGATCCTAATTTCGAGCTACGGGTTTGATGGTTCTACCGGTCACAgcttgtttaaacaaaaattcgtgGAAAATACTTCGGAAAGTTTCGATCATTCCCTTTTTGTGACATCAGTCattccaataaaaataatttcatcagCAGGGTATAATATTTGGGTAAACCGTACACCTCAGTCAGTACGCTTTTGTAGACCTTTAAAAGTGGAGTTTGTTAAAGAAACAAAAGAGCACATTTTAACTGAAAACCACAACATAAAGAAACAGATTGAGGAGTTGAAACCACTACAATACACACTAAGTAatgggaaaaaaattaaagtaaaatataatttatatatgacaTTAATAGATGGGAAAGTCTTAAATGTGTTGACAGAAACTAAAAGTGCACAGCAATGTCCCATCTGTCATGCCGGTCCAAAGGAATTTCGAACTATAAGAAACTTTGATTCTCCTTATTTTGAACCGAAGACCGACGCTTTGAAATATGGATTAAGCCCTTTGCATGCGTGGATTCGTAGTTTCCAGtttgttttaaaactttcatacaagctagatttgaaaaaatGGCAAGTTCGTGGAGCAGAAGAGAAGAGAATCCTGgcagaaaagaaacaaaaaattcaaaaagagttTTTACTTCAAATGGGGCTTCATGTCGATAAGCCGAAAGCAAATGGCAGCGGCAACACCAACGATGGCAACACAGCTAGAAGAGCATTTTCTCGCACGGACCTTTTAGCATCTATTACTGGTATaaacattgattttttgaaacatttacaCATAATCTTCATTGCTCTCTCCTCTGAATTTGAAATTGATGCTCAAAGGTTTCGTGATTATTGCATTAAAAccagtgaaatatttttccaaaactacGAATGGTACTCTATGTCTGccacaatacacaaaatattagtACATTCGTCACAAATAATTGAAGCTTCAGTAGTACCCGTAGGTGTCCTGGCAGAAAATGCATCTGAGGcgcgaaacaaattttataaaaaagatcGGACTGGTCACGCTCGAAAGGATTCAAGAGTGCACAACATACTTGACATGTATCATAGAGCTATGGATAGCTCTGACCCATATATTTCAAGTTTATGTTTGCAAGAACGTacaaatagttcaaaaaaacttCCTTTTCCTCGAGAAGTCATTGATCTTTTTAAAATGCCTGAATTGCCACCAGAATTGTTATTACCTTCAACATCTCACGAAGCCTCCAGCTGCAATTATAGTTATGATTCCGATGTAAGCTTAGAGtcgataaataattattcattgGAATTAGAAGCGGCTGAAAACGAAGATTAAGATTAATCCATAAGCACTTAcaacttctttaaaattataaatttatgaattacaaaataaattaatttcttggtagcattcaatatttttttaatagtgggCGCGGGCCGCCCAttttttctaaagctttttTTGTCAGAAGAAGtccgttttcaaaatttgatgaaGCCAGCGTTTTGGTAAGTGTTTTTGGCGACAATTTGGGTTTTGGATATAGGAAAAAGAGGGCGTGGACCgttcaattttttctcaagttGCTTTTTTGTACCAGGAAGTACGTTTTGCCACTACTTTgaaaaaagggggcgtggcccgcccatttttttctcaaatcgatttttttatcattagaAGTCTacacaccaaatttggtgaagctAGCTTGCCAGGAAGTATTTTTTGCCGCTAAAATCCCAATTTCGGCCATAGTGCATTGAGaactttgttgttggtgtaaaaaaattgttg belongs to Bactrocera dorsalis isolate Fly_Bdor chromosome 1, ASM2337382v1, whole genome shotgun sequence and includes:
- the LOC125775818 gene encoding uncharacterized protein LOC125775818, whose amino-acid sequence is MGLHVDKPKANGSGNTNDGNTARRAFSRTDLLASITGINIDFLKHLHIIFIALSSEFEIDAQRFRDYCIKTSEIFFQNYEWYSMSATIHKILVHSSQIIEASVVPVGVLAENASEARNKFYKKDRTGHARKDSRVHNILDMYHRAMDSSDPYISSLCLQERTNSSKKLPFPREVIDLFKMPELPPELLLPSTSHEASSCNYSYDSDVSLESINNYSLELEAAENED